The Pedobacter roseus genome contains a region encoding:
- the kdpB gene encoding potassium-transporting ATPase subunit KdpB, whose amino-acid sequence MKPNNKLFEPALVQTALKQSFIKLDPRAMVRNPVMFTVEIGTLVMAYVTVYSFSHSGQGSPLYNFFIFLVLLLTVLFANFAEAIAEARGKAQADSLRKTREETPAKVLLANGTIEIRSSNQLKKGDVFVCETGDTIPTDGEIIEGIATIDESAITGESAPVIRESGGDKSSVTGGTKVLSDEIKVQVSTAPGESFLDKMIALVEGASRQKTPNEIALTILLASFTLVFIIVCVTLKPFADYANTPITIAALISLFVCLIPTTIGGLLSAIGIAGMDRALRANVITKSGKAVETAGDIDVLLLDKTGTITIGNRKATNFYPTAGVNIKAFTDACVLSSLADETPEGKSIIELAAEQGFKSAGTPEGSTFIKFTAETRSSGLDTADGRRIRKGAFDSIRNIVQKAGNNFPSDIENHVKTIATNGGTPLVVSENEKALGVIELQDIIKPGISERFERLRKMGVKTVMVTGDNPLTAKYIAEKAGVDDFIAEAKPEDKMNYIKDEQALGKLVAMMGDGTNDAPALAQADVGVAMNSGTQAAKEAGNMVDLDNDPTKLIEIVEIGKQLLITRGTLTTFSIANDVAKYFAIVPALFIASIPALQSLNIMGLHSPESAIMSAVIFNAIIIPILIPLALKGVAYKPIGATALLRRNLFIYGIGGVVAPFIGIKIIDLLVGLFV is encoded by the coding sequence ATGAAACCCAATAATAAATTGTTCGAACCTGCCTTGGTGCAGACCGCACTAAAACAATCTTTCATTAAGCTAGATCCAAGGGCGATGGTCCGCAACCCGGTAATGTTTACCGTTGAGATTGGAACACTGGTAATGGCTTACGTAACGGTATATTCTTTCAGCCATAGCGGACAGGGATCACCATTATATAATTTCTTTATCTTTTTGGTACTGTTGCTTACGGTATTGTTTGCAAATTTTGCCGAAGCCATTGCAGAGGCGAGAGGTAAAGCACAGGCCGATAGTTTACGTAAAACAAGGGAAGAAACACCAGCTAAAGTACTTTTAGCAAACGGAACCATCGAAATCCGCTCATCCAACCAATTAAAAAAAGGCGATGTGTTCGTTTGTGAAACAGGCGATACCATCCCAACCGATGGAGAAATTATCGAAGGGATTGCTACTATTGACGAATCAGCGATAACAGGAGAATCTGCTCCGGTAATCCGTGAATCGGGTGGTGATAAATCTTCGGTAACAGGCGGTACAAAAGTTTTATCTGATGAGATTAAAGTTCAGGTGAGCACTGCTCCGGGCGAAAGCTTTTTAGATAAAATGATTGCGCTGGTTGAAGGTGCATCACGTCAAAAAACACCAAACGAGATTGCTTTAACCATCCTTTTGGCCAGTTTTACCCTGGTATTCATTATTGTATGCGTAACCTTGAAACCTTTCGCTGATTACGCCAATACACCGATCACCATTGCTGCGTTGATCTCCCTGTTTGTATGTTTAATCCCAACCACCATCGGCGGACTTTTATCAGCCATCGGTATTGCCGGAATGGACAGGGCATTAAGAGCCAACGTAATTACCAAATCGGGTAAAGCGGTAGAAACTGCCGGTGATATTGATGTGTTGCTTTTAGATAAAACCGGAACCATCACCATTGGTAACCGTAAAGCCACCAATTTTTATCCAACAGCCGGTGTAAATATTAAAGCTTTTACCGATGCCTGTGTGTTAAGCTCATTGGCTGATGAAACCCCTGAAGGAAAATCAATCATCGAACTGGCTGCCGAACAAGGTTTCAAATCTGCCGGAACCCCAGAGGGATCAACATTCATCAAGTTTACTGCCGAAACCCGTTCAAGTGGATTGGATACTGCCGATGGAAGAAGAATCAGAAAAGGAGCCTTCGATTCGATCAGGAATATTGTACAAAAAGCCGGAAATAATTTTCCATCAGATATTGAAAACCATGTAAAAACCATCGCTACCAATGGTGGTACCCCTTTAGTAGTATCCGAAAACGAAAAAGCCCTTGGCGTGATCGAATTGCAGGATATCATTAAACCAGGTATTAGCGAACGTTTCGAACGTCTCCGCAAAATGGGTGTGAAAACAGTAATGGTTACCGGTGATAACCCTCTAACAGCTAAATATATCGCAGAAAAAGCAGGTGTTGATGATTTTATTGCAGAGGCTAAACCTGAGGATAAAATGAACTATATCAAAGATGAGCAAGCACTTGGTAAGCTGGTAGCCATGATGGGCGACGGGACTAATGATGCCCCTGCCTTAGCACAGGCGGATGTTGGTGTAGCCATGAATAGTGGAACACAGGCAGCAAAAGAAGCAGGTAACATGGTCGATTTGGATAACGACCCGACCAAACTGATCGAGATCGTAGAAATCGGTAAACAATTATTGATTACCCGCGGTACATTAACCACTTTTTCCATCGCGAATGATGTGGCCAAATATTTTGCAATTGTTCCGGCATTATTTATCGCATCAATTCCTGCGCTGCAAAGCCTGAACATTATGGGCCTGCACTCACCAGAATCAGCAATTATGTCGGCGGTGATCTTTAACGCGATCATTATCCCGATCCTGATCCCATTGGCTTTAAAAGGTGTAGCCTACAAACCTATTGGTGCAACTGCCTTATTACGTAGAAACCTATTTATATATGGTATCGGCGGTGTGGTAGCTCCATTTATAGGGATTAAAATAATCGATTTATTGGTCGGGTTATTTGTATAA
- a CDS encoding K(+)-transporting ATPase subunit C → MKKYIIQSIRLTLVLLVLLCVIYPVTVAFIGKMSKGNGGGEKITKNGKTVGYALLGQSFTKPQYFWGRPSAVAYNAAGSAGSNKGPSNPDYLKEVQTRIDTLLKYNPGIKKSDIPADMVTASGSGLDPNISEQGAAIQIERVAAARKIDVKKVKELVAMNTLKPFMGVFGPSSVNVLKLNLALDAL, encoded by the coding sequence ATGAAAAAGTACATCATTCAATCCATCCGCTTAACACTGGTATTATTGGTACTGTTATGCGTAATATATCCTGTTACTGTTGCCTTTATCGGTAAAATGTCTAAAGGAAACGGTGGAGGAGAAAAAATCACCAAAAATGGTAAAACAGTAGGTTATGCATTATTAGGTCAGTCGTTTACTAAACCACAATATTTCTGGGGAAGACCATCAGCTGTGGCCTACAATGCAGCAGGTTCTGCAGGTTCTAACAAAGGACCATCAAACCCAGATTATTTAAAAGAAGTACAGACCCGTATCGACACTTTATTGAAATACAACCCTGGTATCAAAAAATCTGATATCCCTGCCGATATGGTTACTGCGTCAGGAAGCGGGCTGGACCCAAATATTTCTGAGCAAGGTGCCGCTATTCAGATCGAGAGGGTTGCTGCAGCCCGTAAAATCGATGTGAAAAAGGTAAAAGAACTGGTTGCGATGAATACGCTTAAACCATTTATGGGTGTATTTGGCCCTTCATCAGTAAATGTGTTAAAATTAAACCTTGCCCTTGATGCACTTTAA
- a CDS encoding M20/M25/M40 family metallo-hydrolase: MNTISKIHLTEGPDLNHLYQESLELLSSLISIPSFSGEETFTADDIESFLNQHGINTFRKHNNVWCYNKYMDASKPTILLNSHHDTVRPNGQYTRDPFRPTIENEKLYGLGSNDAGGPLVSLIATFLYFFERKDLCFNLCLAATAEEETSGELGIRDILGDIKEIAFAIVGEPTCMQMAIAEKGSMVIDCIAKGRSGHAAREEGDNAIYHALKDIEWFKSYLFPIMDDQPQPVKMTVTEIKGGIQHNIVPGECSFTVDIRFDHNYTEREIVNTIINHTSSDFTIRPNVLKPSYIDILHPLVVAGLSLGRQTYFSPTSSDQGWLDMPSVKMGPGNSARSHTADEFIGIEEIEEGIDIYISLLESLELEQGK, encoded by the coding sequence ATGAATACCATTAGTAAAATACACCTTACCGAAGGTCCTGATCTTAACCATCTTTATCAGGAATCGCTAGAACTCCTTTCTTCATTAATCTCTATTCCTTCATTCAGCGGCGAGGAAACATTCACTGCCGATGATATCGAATCTTTCTTAAACCAGCACGGCATCAATACCTTTAGGAAACACAACAATGTATGGTGTTATAATAAATATATGGATGCATCAAAACCAACCATCCTCTTAAACTCCCATCACGATACGGTGAGACCCAACGGACAATATACCCGCGATCCTTTTAGGCCAACAATTGAAAACGAAAAATTATATGGCTTGGGCAGTAACGATGCAGGAGGGCCCCTGGTATCATTAATAGCCACTTTTTTATACTTCTTTGAGCGGAAAGATCTCTGTTTCAACCTTTGTTTAGCTGCTACAGCCGAAGAAGAAACCTCAGGCGAACTGGGAATACGCGATATATTGGGTGATATTAAAGAAATTGCCTTTGCCATTGTTGGAGAACCTACCTGTATGCAAATGGCCATTGCCGAAAAAGGATCGATGGTGATTGACTGCATTGCCAAAGGCCGGTCCGGCCATGCGGCGAGGGAAGAGGGAGATAATGCCATTTATCATGCCTTAAAAGATATTGAATGGTTTAAATCTTATTTATTCCCGATTATGGATGATCAGCCACAGCCCGTAAAAATGACGGTAACCGAAATTAAGGGAGGAATTCAGCACAATATTGTACCAGGAGAATGCAGTTTTACGGTCGATATCCGTTTCGACCATAATTATACTGAAAGGGAAATCGTAAACACCATCATTAACCACACTTCAAGTGATTTTACAATTCGCCCCAATGTTTTAAAACCATCTTATATCGATATTCTTCACCCTTTGGTAGTTGCCGGACTTAGTTTGGGCAGACAAACCTACTTTTCGCCAACAAGTTCAGATCAGGGCTGGCTGGATATGCCATCGGTTAAAATGGGACCAGGCAATTCTGCACGATCACATACTGCTGATGAGTTTATCGGTATTGAGGAGATTGAAGAAGGGATTGATATTTACATCAGTTTATTAGAATCGTTGGAGTTGGAGCAAGGTAAGTAA
- a CDS encoding RagB/SusD family nutrient uptake outer membrane protein: MKKLFIIISIMAFCGFSCKKLDLNPLSSPGSDSFYSNQNELELAVNDLYRLDFWTPVKESTGAWEEFFSDNCFYRGGSGGNPVIAGSLSSTDGNVQTFYQNCYKAIARANTFLESKDRAASNTPIAVLMRLEAEMRLIRAYQYTKLITHFGDVPLILKTQTIEEASNVSKTTKADIYSFLKTEYDFAAQNLPQSYGAAVKRLSKGAALALKARTALYMGDWETARAASLAVMELTGAGAYSLNNSYSALFQRAGEQSAEIILSIPRDQTQKVSSVPDDILTRNAGGFAATMPTRELVDAYECTDGKPIDESPLYNPLKPFDNRDPRLAATVVPFNTYWLGYNFNPHPDSTQVWSNKLGRKVTNNDTRAVAPFATFTGFIWRKGVEQSWSDTHNEDNDAIIIRFAEVLITYAEAKVELGQADATVLDALNKVRARAYGVPVTQTGSYPAVTTFDLTELKKIVRRERRIEFTFEGLRYMDLIRWKLAEKALTKPVIGLPDPANQNRAKWPFPGVTPIDDDGIADYSGFGGDVKILFTRSFDKNKQYLWPIPAVEVRLNPKLTQNPNY; this comes from the coding sequence ATGAAAAAGTTATTCATCATCATATCTATCATGGCTTTCTGCGGATTTTCTTGTAAAAAGCTCGATTTAAACCCATTATCAAGTCCAGGTTCTGATAGTTTTTATTCAAACCAGAACGAACTGGAGCTCGCTGTAAACGATTTATACCGTTTGGATTTTTGGACGCCGGTAAAGGAAAGTACAGGTGCCTGGGAGGAATTCTTTTCGGACAATTGTTTTTACCGTGGGGGCTCCGGCGGTAATCCGGTAATTGCCGGAAGTTTATCCTCAACAGATGGTAATGTGCAAACCTTTTATCAAAACTGTTATAAGGCAATTGCCCGCGCCAATACCTTTTTAGAAAGTAAAGACCGGGCCGCTTCCAATACACCGATAGCCGTTCTGATGAGGCTTGAAGCGGAAATGCGTTTAATCAGGGCTTATCAATATACCAAATTGATTACCCATTTTGGAGATGTGCCGCTGATTTTAAAAACGCAGACCATCGAAGAGGCAAGCAATGTTAGCAAAACTACCAAGGCTGATATTTATAGTTTTTTAAAAACTGAATATGATTTCGCCGCTCAAAATCTGCCACAAAGTTATGGCGCAGCAGTAAAAAGGTTAAGCAAAGGTGCTGCCCTGGCTTTAAAAGCGAGAACAGCCTTGTACATGGGCGATTGGGAAACGGCAAGAGCAGCTTCCTTAGCGGTAATGGAATTAACCGGCGCCGGGGCTTATAGTTTAAATAATTCATATTCCGCATTGTTCCAGCGCGCCGGGGAGCAGAGTGCCGAAATTATTTTAAGCATTCCGCGCGATCAGACCCAAAAAGTATCGAGTGTACCTGACGATATTTTAACCCGTAATGCAGGTGGCTTTGCGGCTACCATGCCAACCCGTGAGCTGGTTGATGCTTACGAATGTACTGATGGTAAACCCATCGACGAATCTCCCTTGTACAATCCATTAAAACCATTTGATAACCGCGATCCACGTTTGGCTGCCACAGTGGTACCTTTTAATACTTACTGGCTGGGGTATAATTTTAATCCACATCCAGATTCAACACAGGTTTGGAGCAATAAGTTGGGGCGGAAAGTAACCAATAATGATACCCGCGCAGTTGCACCTTTTGCCACATTTACGGGTTTTATTTGGCGCAAAGGCGTAGAGCAGAGCTGGTCGGATACCCACAATGAGGATAATGATGCCATTATTATCCGTTTTGCAGAAGTTTTGATCACCTATGCCGAAGCTAAAGTAGAATTAGGACAGGCAGACGCAACTGTTTTAGATGCCCTAAACAAGGTAAGGGCAAGGGCTTATGGTGTTCCGGTAACCCAAACGGGATCCTATCCCGCAGTTACCACGTTTGATTTAACCGAACTTAAAAAAATAGTAAGGAGGGAAAGAAGAATAGAATTCACATTTGAAGGCTTACGTTATATGGACCTCATCAGGTGGAAGCTTGCCGAAAAAGCGCTTACTAAGCCCGTAATAGGCTTACCAGATCCTGCTAATCAGAACAGGGCCAAATGGCCTTTCCCTGGAGTAACACCAATTGATGATGATGGGATTGCCGATTATTCAGGCTTTGGAGGTGATGTAAAAATTTTATTTACCCGAAGTTTTGATAAAAACAAACAGTATTTGTGGCCAATACCTGCCGTCGAAGTAAGATTAAATCCAAAATTGACACAAAACCCGAATTATTAG
- a CDS encoding SusC/RagA family TonB-linked outer membrane protein: MKKKLLLMVFFLCSCYALKAQTKSVTGKVIDAGTKESLIGVTITIPGTKIGTTTDVNGLFNLNVPTGSDKLLVTYIGYQEQMVSITGTSLTISLAANTKNLNDVVVVGYGTQKKKDLTGAISTISAEDITGRQTAQISESLQGAIPGVSVTRSSAAPGAGATVQIRGVTTLNSNAPLVVVDGIPVSSMDLVNPNDVESFSVLKDASSASIYGSRGAAGVILITTKRGKNGASNLDYNFEYALQKPTALPTYVNSPTYMRYFNEQATNDGAATGPYANDYIVNFDARRAATPDLFPFGNTDWQSLILTRDYAPRQEHNLSFTSGTEKLKTKASFGYQDIGAFYNNYNYERYQFRVNNDIKLSDKFNANVDLSFRRLNNLSPVNNPFSGQSPIYEARVMPPIYAATYTNGAYAIAKDGRNPLAQLNEGGTTTGASNQLQGRLALNFKPIRDLTLTAQVAPTFDFDKSKAFSKKIAYTNADGTPSAATNTALTTLRESRNETYQLNSQFLANYTKSFNNKHNFSALAGFESIYFNYETLGAGRDGFALTDYPYLSVGSQLLRDNSSDAGQESLQSFFGRLTYDFMGKYYIQANLRYDQSSRFAPGFRGASYPSFSAGWSISEENFMKNVKWVSFLKLRASYGGVGNQRITNPYQNNAQNYYPSQASIDLSNTALFYQNGVLVPLTTAAQTIYAIRDIRWETTKSSDIGIDAAFLNNRLSVTADYYKKSTKDILLSLDIPYNLGYDRPTQNAGILDVYGWELGLNWKDKIGDFTYSAGFNIADAKSKIKNMNGTRQEINSQQVNMEGSQFNEWYGYLSTGIYQNVATANGAARTSSAITVGDIGYVDLDNNGIINANDRVLLGGSLPRYQYGGNINVGYKGFDFSMAFQGVGKRLSRLNNDVVRPFQEQFGNFPTLLDGNFWSKSNSAEQNLAAQYPRLSNTSSTNNYASSDFWLIDGSYFRLKNATLGYTFNKQALLKKIGLQSIRIYVAANDFLTSSKFPKYADPESGNASYPIVTTFLGGVAVKF; the protein is encoded by the coding sequence ATGAAAAAAAAACTACTCTTAATGGTGTTCTTTTTGTGCAGTTGTTATGCACTAAAAGCACAAACCAAATCGGTTACCGGGAAGGTGATTGACGCAGGTACCAAAGAAAGTCTTATCGGTGTTACCATTACTATTCCCGGCACTAAAATAGGTACCACAACAGATGTAAATGGACTATTCAATTTAAATGTTCCAACTGGTTCTGACAAACTTTTGGTTACCTATATCGGCTATCAGGAACAAATGGTTTCGATAACCGGAACAAGCCTGACCATCAGTCTGGCTGCCAATACAAAAAACCTTAACGATGTGGTGGTGGTTGGGTATGGAACCCAGAAAAAGAAAGATTTAACGGGGGCAATTTCTACGATCAGTGCCGAAGACATTACCGGGAGGCAGACTGCTCAGATTTCGGAGTCGTTACAGGGCGCCATTCCGGGAGTGTCGGTTACGCGGAGTAGTGCGGCACCGGGTGCCGGGGCAACAGTACAGATCAGGGGCGTAACCACCTTAAACTCGAATGCACCTTTGGTAGTGGTTGATGGAATACCCGTAAGTAGTATGGATCTGGTGAACCCTAATGATGTAGAATCGTTTAGTGTGTTAAAAGATGCTTCTTCTGCGTCCATTTACGGATCAAGAGGTGCAGCAGGTGTAATTTTGATTACCACCAAGCGTGGCAAGAATGGAGCTTCAAACCTCGATTACAATTTTGAGTACGCCCTGCAAAAACCTACAGCCTTACCAACTTATGTAAACTCGCCTACCTACATGCGGTATTTTAATGAGCAGGCCACTAATGACGGTGCAGCAACCGGACCTTATGCGAATGATTACATTGTAAACTTTGATGCACGCAGGGCCGCAACGCCAGATCTGTTCCCTTTTGGAAATACCGATTGGCAAAGCCTTATTTTAACCAGAGATTATGCCCCAAGGCAGGAGCATAACCTGAGTTTTACGTCCGGTACCGAAAAGTTAAAAACCAAAGCTTCTTTTGGCTACCAGGATATTGGCGCTTTTTACAATAACTACAATTACGAACGTTACCAGTTTAGGGTAAACAACGATATTAAGCTAAGTGATAAATTCAATGCTAATGTCGATTTATCATTCAGGCGTTTAAATAATCTTTCGCCGGTAAACAATCCATTTAGTGGACAGAGCCCGATTTACGAAGCCAGGGTAATGCCGCCCATTTATGCTGCTACTTATACCAATGGGGCCTATGCTATTGCAAAGGACGGACGAAACCCATTGGCGCAGTTAAACGAAGGTGGAACCACAACAGGGGCTTCAAATCAGTTACAAGGCCGGTTGGCTTTAAATTTTAAACCCATTAGGGATTTAACCTTAACAGCCCAGGTGGCACCTACATTCGATTTTGACAAGAGTAAGGCCTTTTCGAAAAAAATTGCATACACCAATGCTGATGGTACACCAAGCGCTGCTACCAATACTGCGTTAACCACTTTAAGGGAATCACGGAACGAAACTTACCAGTTAAACAGTCAGTTTTTAGCCAATTATACTAAAAGCTTTAACAATAAGCACAATTTTAGTGCTTTGGCAGGTTTTGAGAGCATTTACTTTAACTATGAAACATTGGGTGCGGGTAGGGATGGCTTTGCATTAACCGATTATCCTTATTTAAGTGTGGGCTCGCAGCTTTTGAGAGATAATTCAAGTGATGCGGGGCAGGAGAGCCTTCAATCGTTTTTCGGCAGGTTAACCTACGATTTTATGGGTAAATATTATATTCAGGCCAATTTAAGGTATGATCAATCCTCACGTTTTGCTCCTGGATTCCGTGGCGCGTCTTATCCTTCTTTTTCGGCCGGATGGAGCATTTCGGAAGAAAACTTTATGAAAAATGTAAAGTGGGTAAGCTTTCTAAAATTAAGGGCTTCGTATGGCGGTGTGGGTAATCAGCGCATTACTAACCCGTATCAAAATAATGCGCAAAATTATTATCCTTCTCAGGCATCGATCGATCTTTCCAATACCGCACTGTTTTATCAGAACGGCGTATTGGTACCCTTAACAACTGCTGCCCAAACCATTTATGCCATCAGGGATATCAGATGGGAAACCACCAAATCATCTGATATCGGTATCGATGCTGCTTTTTTAAACAACCGTTTAAGTGTTACTGCCGATTATTATAAAAAGAGCACCAAAGATATATTGCTTTCTTTGGATATCCCCTATAACCTAGGTTACGACAGGCCGACTCAAAATGCCGGAATTTTAGATGTATATGGATGGGAACTTGGTTTAAACTGGAAAGATAAGATTGGCGATTTTACTTATAGCGCAGGCTTTAACATTGCCGATGCCAAAAGCAAGATCAAAAATATGAACGGTACCCGCCAGGAAATTAACAGTCAGCAGGTAAATATGGAAGGCAGCCAGTTTAACGAATGGTATGGTTATTTATCAACGGGGATTTACCAAAATGTAGCTACTGCAAACGGGGCTGCAAGAACCAGTTCTGCCATTACCGTTGGCGATATCGGCTATGTTGACCTTGATAATAATGGGATCATAAATGCCAATGACCGTGTTTTGCTTGGTGGCTCTTTGCCACGGTACCAATATGGTGGTAATATTAATGTAGGTTATAAAGGATTCGATTTTAGTATGGCTTTTCAAGGTGTAGGTAAAAGATTAAGCAGGTTGAATAATGATGTAGTAAGGCCTTTTCAGGAGCAGTTCGGTAATTTTCCAACCCTGCTTGATGGCAATTTCTGGAGTAAAAGCAATAGTGCAGAACAAAATCTTGCAGCACAGTATCCAAGGTTATCCAACACGAGCAGTACAAACAATTATGCCAGTTCCGATTTCTGGCTGATAGATGGATCATATTTCAGGTTAAAGAATGCCACGCTGGGTTATACTTTTAATAAACAGGCATTATTAAAAAAAATCGGCCTGCAGTCTATCAGGATTTATGTTGCCGCAAATGATTTCCTCACCAGCAGTAAATTCCCAAAATATGCCGATCCCGAATCTGGAAATGCCAGTTATCCGATTGTTACCACCTTCTTGGGCGGAGTTGCAGTTAAATTTTAA
- a CDS encoding potassium-transporting ATPase subunit F, whose translation MIALFIIAIAVFIYMIYVLIKPEKF comes from the coding sequence ATGATCGCATTATTCATTATCGCCATCGCCGTATTTATCTATATGATTTACGTGCTGATCAAACCCGAAAAATTTTAA
- a CDS encoding Crp/Fnr family transcriptional regulator produces the protein MMPNINSSSFVKPLIEYMEQYHPISPLLATHYATQCTRLTVKKNKHIVSPVDSNAALYFVVSGIVRGFIKDSNKDITTWFCFGNNIVGAIRHPDLQPYHSVEYLQALEDCELIRIPYTMIEYAYSNFEEANVVGRKLLALHYYAASERSILARIPNALRRYRKLEESKKIDMNRIPLRYLASYLGMRFETLSRIRSKELNKAAQEPVGA, from the coding sequence ATGATGCCAAATATCAACAGCAGCTCCTTTGTTAAGCCACTTATCGAATATATGGAGCAATATCACCCCATTTCGCCGCTTCTTGCTACACATTATGCTACGCAGTGTACACGGTTAACCGTCAAAAAAAATAAACACATTGTTTCCCCGGTTGATAGTAATGCCGCCTTATATTTCGTAGTTAGCGGTATTGTTCGGGGTTTTATAAAAGATAGTAATAAAGATATCACCACCTGGTTCTGCTTTGGAAACAATATCGTTGGCGCTATCCGTCATCCCGACCTCCAACCCTACCATTCTGTAGAATATTTGCAGGCACTCGAAGATTGCGAACTCATCCGCATCCCCTACACGATGATTGAGTACGCTTATTCTAATTTTGAAGAAGCCAATGTTGTTGGCCGAAAACTTTTAGCCCTGCACTATTACGCTGCATCTGAAAGATCGATCCTGGCCCGGATACCCAATGCCCTGCGCAGGTACCGGAAACTGGAAGAAAGCAAAAAAATTGATATGAACAGGATACCATTACGTTATCTGGCCAGCTATTTGGGGATGAGGTTTGAAACTTTAAGCAGGATCAGAAGTAAAGAACTGAATAAAGCTGCCCAGGAGCCAGTTGGGGCGTAG
- a CDS encoding phosphatidylinositol-specific phospholipase C: MKKLQLPLFVALVLTFSACKKEQQETEKFSGPKLKENVNPNAALSSFSLNNWMSVLADQNSIATISIPGTHDSGATIEPVSGTAKCQNLSIADQLNAGVRYLDIRCRHIDNAFAIHHGAIYQNLNFNDVLNACINFLNSHPSEAIIMSVKEEHTPSNNTRSFEQTFDSYVQQNPGKWDLGNNVPTLGSIRGKIRLLRRFGASSPKGIDATAWADNTTFDINNAAANLRVQDFYNVNDVNTKWTRIETLLNEAKNDTSNKLYLNYASGYKAGIFSIPSITTVSNSVNPKITTFFTNNTHGKFGIIPLDFVDSGRSQLIVNTNF, encoded by the coding sequence ATGAAGAAACTACAACTGCCACTTTTCGTGGCCCTGGTGCTTACCTTTAGCGCCTGTAAAAAAGAACAACAAGAGACTGAAAAATTTTCCGGACCAAAACTTAAAGAAAATGTAAATCCAAATGCGGCTTTATCAAGTTTTTCGCTTAATAACTGGATGAGCGTACTTGCCGATCAAAACAGCATTGCTACAATTTCTATCCCGGGTACTCACGATTCAGGCGCTACAATCGAACCTGTTTCAGGTACGGCTAAATGTCAGAACCTGAGTATCGCCGATCAGTTAAATGCAGGTGTACGTTACCTGGATATCCGCTGCAGGCACATAGACAATGCTTTTGCCATCCATCATGGAGCTATTTATCAAAACCTTAATTTTAATGACGTACTGAATGCCTGTATCAATTTTTTGAACAGTCACCCATCTGAAGCTATTATTATGAGCGTTAAAGAAGAACATACACCATCAAACAATACCCGTTCGTTTGAGCAAACATTCGACTCTTATGTACAGCAAAATCCAGGTAAATGGGATTTGGGAAATAACGTTCCAACCCTGGGTAGTATCCGCGGAAAAATAAGACTGTTGAGAAGGTTCGGAGCATCTTCGCCAAAAGGGATTGATGCGACTGCATGGGCTGATAATACCACCTTCGATATCAATAATGCTGCTGCCAATTTAAGGGTTCAGGATTTTTACAACGTTAATGATGTAAATACAAAATGGACAAGAATAGAAACCTTATTAAACGAAGCAAAAAATGATACTTCGAATAAACTTTACCTTAATTACGCAAGCGGATATAAAGCAGGTATATTCAGTATTCCGAGCATCACTACGGTTTCAAATTCTGTCAATCCAAAAATCACTACTTTTTTTACCAATAACACACATGGTAAATTCGGTATTATCCCGTTGGATTTTGTTGATTCAGGCCGGAGCCAATTAATTGTAAATACAAATTTCTAA